In Pseudoalteromonas sp. MM1, a single window of DNA contains:
- a CDS encoding TonB-dependent receptor produces the protein MKAIKKTAIATIINAALLSAAGTSVSTLAAEEETAKKNNQLEVIQVTARKRVENAQEVPVAVSALQGDNLDAYSSAGMDIRFMSAKIPSLSIESSFGRSFPRFYVRGLGNTDFDLNASQPVSLVVDEVVQENAILKGFPVFDVERVEVLRGPQGTLFGRNTPAGLVKFDTVKPSQEFEGYGAVSYGSRGAVDTEGAVGGALTDRLSARVSLLWQDKDDYIDNQAPGFEAKDEQGGYTEKAARIQFLYEGDDFTALLNYHTRDLDGSPIAFRANVIEAGSNDLVDNYEHDVVYQDAAVRNTQQVESEGASLKLEWDISDEYTLTSISGWESAEIYSRADIDGGYGASYIPDYMGPGFIPFSSESADGIPEQDQLTQELRLASNFSGDLNYQVGLFYFDEELTIENFSYDTFSSPAGALNGYVQQQQDTTAWAIFGSVDYIFSDKLKVTAGLRYSDDEKDFVADRTISPIGGGALYVERSVSDSHVSWDLSANYKVNDDVNWYSRVANTFRAPSLQGRILFGDEVTTAESETVTSFETGIKSDVLDGQGRVNATVFYYTMDDQQLTAVGGGANFNRLVNADKTTGYGFELDTEWVLSDEFNATFNLSYNKTEIKDNDLAVAVCAQCIVNDPINDAGLAVLDGNSLPHAPEWISNFTLRYNKELEDGNFFALGDISYRSEINMFLYDSVEFEGKALTEVGLRAGYEWAEGDYEYQVSAFVRNLFDEQQAIGAVDFNNNTGIVNEERYIGAEFKVNFF, from the coding sequence ATGAAAGCAATCAAAAAAACTGCAATAGCGACCATTATTAATGCTGCTTTATTATCTGCAGCTGGTACCTCTGTTTCTACTCTTGCTGCTGAAGAAGAAACTGCAAAAAAAAATAACCAATTAGAAGTTATTCAAGTCACTGCTCGTAAACGTGTAGAAAATGCACAAGAAGTGCCTGTTGCTGTATCTGCATTACAAGGTGATAACCTTGATGCTTATAGTTCTGCTGGTATGGATATTCGCTTTATGAGTGCGAAAATCCCAAGTCTTTCAATCGAATCATCGTTTGGACGTTCTTTCCCTCGTTTTTATGTTCGTGGTCTGGGAAATACCGATTTCGATCTTAATGCTTCACAACCTGTTTCATTAGTTGTAGATGAAGTAGTTCAAGAAAATGCCATTTTAAAAGGCTTTCCAGTATTCGATGTAGAGCGTGTAGAAGTGCTACGTGGCCCACAAGGTACTTTATTTGGCCGTAATACGCCGGCTGGCCTAGTTAAATTTGATACTGTTAAACCAAGCCAAGAGTTTGAAGGTTACGGTGCTGTTTCTTACGGTAGTCGTGGTGCTGTAGATACTGAGGGCGCTGTAGGTGGTGCACTAACTGACCGTTTATCTGCGCGTGTTTCTTTGCTATGGCAAGATAAAGATGATTACATCGATAACCAAGCACCTGGTTTTGAAGCAAAAGACGAGCAGGGCGGCTACACAGAAAAAGCAGCACGTATTCAGTTTTTATACGAAGGCGATGACTTTACTGCTTTACTAAACTACCACACGCGTGACCTAGACGGCTCACCAATTGCGTTTCGTGCAAACGTTATTGAAGCTGGTTCAAACGATTTAGTAGACAACTACGAGCATGATGTTGTTTATCAAGATGCCGCTGTACGCAATACACAACAAGTTGAATCAGAAGGCGCAAGCTTAAAGCTTGAGTGGGATATTAGCGATGAATACACGCTAACCTCTATTTCAGGTTGGGAAAGTGCAGAAATATACTCACGTGCTGATATTGATGGCGGTTACGGTGCTTCTTATATCCCTGATTACATGGGTCCTGGTTTTATTCCGTTTTCTTCAGAAAGTGCGGATGGCATTCCAGAGCAAGATCAGTTAACGCAAGAGCTTCGCCTTGCTAGTAACTTTAGCGGTGACTTAAACTACCAAGTTGGTCTTTTTTACTTTGACGAAGAGCTTACAATCGAAAACTTTAGTTACGATACGTTCTCTTCACCTGCTGGCGCTTTAAACGGTTATGTTCAGCAGCAACAGGATACAACTGCATGGGCTATCTTCGGCTCTGTAGATTATATCTTCTCAGATAAGTTAAAAGTAACTGCGGGTCTTCGTTACTCTGATGACGAAAAAGATTTTGTTGCAGACCGCACTATTAGCCCAATTGGTGGTGGTGCTTTATATGTAGAGCGCAGTGTAAGCGACAGCCACGTAAGCTGGGATTTATCTGCAAACTACAAAGTTAATGACGATGTAAACTGGTACAGCCGTGTAGCAAATACGTTCCGCGCACCTAGCTTACAGGGTCGTATATTATTTGGTGATGAGGTAACAACGGCTGAATCAGAAACCGTTACTTCATTCGAAACCGGTATTAAATCAGACGTTCTTGACGGCCAAGGCCGTGTAAATGCAACGGTATTTTACTACACAATGGACGACCAACAGCTTACTGCTGTAGGTGGTGGTGCTAACTTTAACCGCCTAGTTAACGCTGATAAAACAACAGGCTACGGTTTTGAGCTAGATACAGAGTGGGTATTAAGCGATGAGTTTAATGCAACATTTAACTTAAGCTACAACAAAACTGAAATTAAAGATAACGATTTAGCTGTAGCGGTGTGTGCTCAATGTATCGTAAATGACCCTATTAACGATGCAGGCTTAGCGGTACTTGATGGCAACAGCTTACCGCATGCGCCGGAGTGGATCTCTAACTTTACCCTTCGTTATAACAAAGAGCTTGAAGATGGCAACTTCTTCGCATTAGGTGATATTTCTTACCGTAGCGAAATTAACATGTTTCTTTATGATTCAGTAGAGTTTGAAGGTAAAGCATTAACAGAAGTAGGTTTACGTGCAGGCTACGAGTGGGCTGAAGGTGACTACGAGTACCAAGTATCTGCATTTGTTCGTAACTTATTTGATGAGCAACAAGCAATTGGTGCGGTAGACTTCAATAACAATACAGGTATTGTTAATGAAGAGCGCTACATTGGCGCTGAATTTAAAGTTAACTTTTTCTAA
- a CDS encoding HAD family phosphatase, with product MSLNAVLFDMDGTLVDSESMHFECWSQLLAPYNVRYNEVEFCQRFSGRPTLEAAIDIKNEHNLAVSAQFLADEKYRLFGEYVKTNLPPVMPFTEQTLHAVKNSGLKMALVTGSARSEAMPILKGLGFYELFDTVVTKDDVINPKPAGDPYLLALEHIHVAPEHAIAVEDTFTGVCAANNAQVRVVAIANHHTVDHDFSKATYKMTDLGEFWQWVESQL from the coding sequence ATGAGTTTAAACGCAGTATTGTTTGATATGGACGGCACGTTAGTTGATTCTGAAAGTATGCACTTTGAATGTTGGAGCCAGCTGCTTGCACCCTACAATGTCCGTTATAACGAAGTGGAGTTTTGTCAGCGCTTTTCAGGGCGCCCAACGTTAGAAGCAGCAATTGATATTAAAAATGAGCATAATCTAGCCGTCAGCGCACAGTTTTTAGCAGATGAAAAATATCGATTATTTGGTGAATACGTAAAAACTAATTTACCGCCTGTTATGCCTTTTACTGAGCAAACCTTACATGCTGTTAAAAACAGTGGCTTAAAAATGGCGTTAGTTACCGGCAGTGCTCGCAGCGAGGCCATGCCTATTTTAAAAGGGCTAGGTTTTTATGAGTTATTTGATACTGTAGTGACAAAAGACGATGTAATAAATCCAAAGCCAGCAGGCGATCCTTACCTTTTAGCGCTTGAACACATACATGTAGCGCCAGAGCATGCAATTGCTGTAGAAGACACCTTTACGGGCGTTTGTGCTGCAAATAATGCACAGGTTAGAGTTGTTGCGATTGCAAATCATCATACAGTTGATCATGATTTTAGTAAGGCGACCTACAAAATGACTGACTTAGGTGAGTTTTGGCAGTGGGTAGAATCTCAACTATAG
- a CDS encoding DNA ligase: MAQLKYLLLIVILISSSLTFAVQPQVLLAKVYDESKHGNISEYLVSEKYDGVRAIWTGEKFITRKGNAINAPSWFTAPLPNVWLDGELWIARAQFSLVSGIVRTKRPSNSDWHAIRYQIFDMPDSSLPFSVRYKNYQALVKQINKQHIVAVKQHRFTSTAQLTEYFEGLTKQGAEGVMLHLANAKYKSGRSNTLLKLKPYLDAEAIVIAHLPGKGKYTGMLGALKVKTPHGQIFKIGTGFSNKQRQTPPAIGSTVTYRYHGLTKHGLPRFASFLRVREGH; encoded by the coding sequence ATGGCTCAACTAAAGTACTTACTTTTAATTGTTATTTTAATAAGCTCATCGCTTACGTTCGCGGTGCAGCCTCAGGTGTTATTGGCGAAAGTATATGATGAATCTAAACATGGCAATATTAGTGAATACCTCGTCAGTGAAAAATATGATGGTGTAAGAGCAATATGGACGGGCGAAAAATTTATTACCCGCAAAGGAAATGCGATTAACGCGCCAAGTTGGTTTACGGCGCCATTACCAAATGTGTGGTTAGATGGGGAGTTGTGGATAGCGCGCGCTCAATTTTCTTTGGTCAGTGGAATTGTAAGAACTAAACGCCCCAGCAATTCAGATTGGCACGCAATACGCTATCAAATATTTGATATGCCAGATTCAAGTCTCCCTTTTAGTGTGCGCTATAAAAACTACCAAGCTTTAGTCAAACAAATCAATAAGCAGCATATAGTTGCAGTTAAGCAACACCGCTTTACTAGCACAGCACAATTAACAGAGTACTTTGAGGGTTTAACTAAGCAAGGGGCTGAGGGGGTTATGCTGCATTTAGCCAATGCTAAATATAAAAGCGGGCGCAGCAATACATTATTAAAGTTAAAGCCCTATCTTGATGCTGAAGCGATTGTTATTGCACATTTACCAGGTAAAGGAAAATACACTGGTATGTTAGGTGCATTAAAAGTAAAAACGCCCCATGGGCAAATATTTAAAATAGGCACGGGCTTTAGTAACAAACAGCGCCAAACACCTCCGGCTATAGGTAGCACGGTAACGTATCGGTACCATGGGTTAACAAAGCATGGCTTACCACGTTTTGCGAGCTTTTTAAGGGTGAGGGAGGGTCATTAG
- the yegD gene encoding molecular chaperone, whose product MFVGFDYGSSNCAMGVMEQEEVQLVPLEQGKHYLPSTLYTHHSALVVDFVAKHVKGTAHEHGFLTQRQALLNTLGRIKSDLDLQPTDETLFIGREAISEYVQFPEEGYFVKSPKSFFGATGLKQGQINFFEDIATAMILKIKQRAELSLKTPLTQTVIGRPVNFQAVGGEQSNQQAVGILERAAKRAGFKDVEFLYEPLAAGIDYESSLVEDQKVLVIDIGGGTSDCSFVQMGPSFRGNSERDNDFLAHSGKRVGGNDLDIALSFHGLMPLLGLGSTFKSGLPLPNQPFWQACKINDVNLQSQFYSESHYRELTAQLRDVSAPALFKRLIHLQQNKQGHQLVQQGEAAKIALSSANAFDCDLRFLDNDLSKNLSVSDLAVAVESSISQIVTLAKQAITDAATTPDVIYLTGGSAQSPLIKAALSEHLGDIKMLNGDHFGSVTAGLTKWASMLYK is encoded by the coding sequence ATGTTTGTAGGTTTTGATTACGGTAGTTCTAATTGTGCCATGGGTGTTATGGAGCAAGAGGAAGTACAGTTAGTGCCACTTGAGCAAGGAAAACATTATTTACCTTCTACCCTTTATACGCACCATAGCGCATTAGTTGTCGACTTTGTGGCAAAGCATGTAAAAGGCACAGCCCACGAGCATGGCTTTTTAACACAGCGCCAAGCTTTATTAAATACACTCGGGCGTATTAAGTCAGATCTTGATTTACAACCTACAGATGAAACGCTTTTTATTGGCCGTGAAGCAATTAGTGAATATGTGCAGTTTCCTGAAGAAGGGTACTTTGTAAAATCACCTAAATCGTTTTTTGGTGCCACAGGCTTAAAGCAAGGGCAAATTAATTTTTTTGAAGACATTGCTACGGCAATGATTTTAAAAATAAAGCAACGCGCAGAGCTTTCACTTAAAACCCCACTTACGCAAACGGTTATTGGTCGTCCAGTTAACTTTCAGGCCGTTGGCGGTGAGCAATCGAACCAGCAAGCTGTAGGTATTTTAGAACGCGCAGCTAAGCGTGCGGGCTTTAAAGACGTTGAGTTTTTATACGAACCGCTTGCAGCAGGGATTGATTACGAAAGTAGTTTAGTGGAAGACCAAAAAGTGCTGGTTATTGATATTGGCGGTGGTACCAGCGATTGCTCGTTTGTTCAAATGGGGCCAAGTTTTAGAGGAAACAGTGAACGCGATAATGACTTTTTAGCCCATAGCGGTAAGCGTGTTGGCGGAAATGACTTAGATATAGCGCTTAGCTTTCATGGTTTAATGCCATTGCTTGGTTTAGGCAGTACCTTTAAATCGGGCCTACCTTTACCAAATCAACCCTTTTGGCAAGCCTGTAAAATTAACGATGTAAATTTACAGAGTCAGTTTTATAGTGAAAGCCATTACCGAGAACTCACCGCACAATTACGCGATGTAAGTGCACCTGCGCTTTTTAAGCGCTTAATCCATTTACAGCAAAATAAACAGGGCCATCAGTTAGTACAGCAAGGTGAGGCGGCTAAAATAGCGCTTTCATCAGCAAATGCTTTTGATTGCGATCTTCGCTTTTTAGATAACGATCTAAGTAAAAACCTATCGGTTAGTGATTTAGCTGTTGCAGTAGAAAGTAGTATTAGCCAAATAGTCACGTTAGCAAAACAAGCAATTACCGATGCAGCAACTACCCCAGACGTTATTTATTTAACGGGGGGAAGTGCGCAGTCACCTCTTATTAAAGCCGCGTTAAGTGAGCATTTAGGTGATATAAAAATGCTCAACGGCGATCACTTTGGTAGTGTAACGGCTGGCCTAACAAAATGGGCCAGCATGCTTTATAAGTAG
- a CDS encoding methylglyoxal synthase yields the protein MEQKTQSLPANKNIALVAHDGKKAALKLWCEKHKEALSKHTLYGTGTTGHLIEKTTGLKVIQLLSGPMGGDQQLGAKIAEHEIHVLVFFWDPLASQPHDPDVKALLRLAAVWNIPVACNEVSADMLLSSPLMNTELERTLPDYEKYLATRQISL from the coding sequence ATGGAACAAAAAACACAGTCATTACCAGCAAATAAAAATATTGCTTTAGTTGCCCATGATGGTAAAAAAGCCGCGCTTAAATTATGGTGCGAAAAACACAAAGAAGCCTTAAGCAAGCACACCTTATACGGTACTGGCACCACAGGCCATTTAATCGAAAAAACCACCGGGCTAAAGGTTATTCAGCTATTAAGTGGTCCTATGGGAGGCGATCAACAGCTAGGAGCTAAAATTGCTGAGCACGAAATCCATGTTTTGGTGTTTTTTTGGGATCCGTTAGCATCGCAGCCACACGACCCAGATGTAAAAGCCTTACTGCGTTTAGCTGCTGTTTGGAATATTCCTGTGGCCTGTAATGAAGTCAGCGCCGACATGTTATTAAGCTCGCCCTTAATGAACACTGAGCTTGAACGTACTTTGCCAGATTACGAAAAATACCTCGCAACCCGACAAATTAGTCTTTAA
- a CDS encoding LysE family translocator, with product MINPDFLASFLLASFLMAVAPGPSNAFLMAQTFANGRTAGMQSAFGFALGGVIHTFFAVIGLSAVLKASPTAYSAVQYTGAAYLCYLGLMMIKGTLKPPTSEGNCTSEEKPHISTSKKSNVMFQAMMTEVLNPKVALFFIAFIPQFVDPTLSSATFQLAFFGLLYPIFAFPIDCTYIYFGDKIAQFFRNNPNSQLWIDRVTGIVFITLAINLLY from the coding sequence ATGATCAACCCTGATTTTTTAGCATCATTTTTATTGGCGAGCTTTTTAATGGCGGTGGCCCCTGGGCCATCAAACGCATTTTTAATGGCGCAAACATTTGCCAATGGCAGAACAGCAGGCATGCAAAGCGCATTTGGCTTTGCTTTAGGTGGGGTAATACATACCTTTTTTGCCGTAATTGGCCTAAGCGCGGTACTAAAAGCCTCCCCTACCGCTTACAGTGCAGTGCAATATACAGGGGCCGCTTATTTATGTTATTTAGGACTTATGATGATTAAGGGCACATTAAAGCCCCCCACTTCTGAAGGGAACTGCACTAGCGAAGAAAAACCACACATTAGTACCAGTAAAAAATCTAATGTTATGTTTCAAGCTATGATGACAGAAGTGCTAAACCCTAAAGTGGCATTGTTTTTTATAGCGTTTATACCGCAATTCGTAGATCCAACATTATCATCAGCGACGTTTCAATTAGCTTTTTTTGGTTTGCTCTATCCTATTTTTGCTTTTCCGATTGACTGCACGTATATTTATTTTGGCGATAAAATTGCTCAGTTTTTCAGAAATAATCCAAACAGTCAGCTGTGGATTGATAGAGTCACCGGTATAGTGTTTATTACGCTTGCCATAAATTTATTATATTAA
- a CDS encoding multidrug effflux MFS transporter: MQTQPAKPNLILLLILALLVIFCPMAIDIYLPAFPTIATQFNVTEQQVQQTVAVFMLTVGLGQLIAGPLADKFGRKPVAVVGVSLYAGSALLAYMAPSFAVLMFARALQGLGACATFVVAFAIVRDKYGSERSGQMITYLNGIVCFIPALAPILGAWLTVQFGWRMNFMFLTLFALAGLVITLTLFRETRPADSHYQGHILDLRRFVPIIKTPIFLFNSLLCMVAMSAILVFVTLAPGWIITHLGGTVADFTFWFTLNAVLSIIASFITPIYIKRNSQKALRVGVTVLVGSGILMISLSHIESAIALMLPILIAALGFALSLGSAAGMALSRFPKQAGTASALIGAMQMSGASVLVFLTQYLGLSTPWLIAFHLLLLAPLWLILMSKKAHTLHPVNT, encoded by the coding sequence ATGCAAACTCAGCCCGCTAAACCTAACTTAATTTTATTACTCATCTTAGCGTTACTCGTAATATTTTGCCCTATGGCTATTGATATTTATCTGCCCGCTTTTCCTACTATTGCCACGCAATTTAACGTAACCGAACAACAGGTTCAGCAAACGGTGGCTGTTTTTATGCTTACTGTGGGTTTAGGGCAATTAATTGCGGGGCCGCTTGCCGATAAGTTTGGCCGAAAACCGGTAGCTGTTGTAGGTGTTAGCTTATATGCAGGCTCAGCTTTGCTTGCCTATATGGCTCCCTCTTTTGCTGTATTAATGTTTGCACGCGCTCTGCAAGGGTTAGGGGCGTGTGCTACGTTTGTTGTTGCGTTTGCTATTGTACGTGATAAATACGGCAGCGAGCGCAGTGGACAAATGATTACGTATTTAAATGGGATTGTGTGCTTTATTCCCGCGCTTGCACCTATTTTAGGTGCTTGGCTTACCGTGCAATTTGGCTGGCGCATGAACTTTATGTTTTTAACCTTATTTGCATTAGCAGGGCTGGTAATTACGCTCACCTTATTTAGGGAAACTCGCCCAGCCGATAGCCACTACCAAGGGCATATATTGGACCTGCGCCGGTTTGTACCAATAATAAAAACTCCGATATTTTTATTTAACAGCCTACTGTGTATGGTTGCCATGTCGGCAATACTTGTGTTTGTTACCTTAGCACCGGGGTGGATTATTACTCACTTAGGTGGCACTGTGGCCGACTTTACTTTTTGGTTTACACTCAATGCTGTATTAAGCATTATAGCCAGCTTTATTACGCCTATTTACATTAAGCGCAATAGTCAAAAAGCCCTGCGTGTAGGAGTAACTGTGTTAGTAGGCTCAGGTATATTAATGATTTCGCTTAGCCATATAGAATCGGCCATTGCACTCATGCTTCCCATTTTAATTGCAGCACTAGGCTTTGCTTTGAGCTTAGGCTCTGCGGCTGGCATGGCGTTATCGCGCTTTCCAAAGCAAGCCGGTACAGCCTCTGCCTTAATTGGTGCTATGCAAATGAGTGGCGCTAGTGTGCTTGTGTTTTTAACGCAATATTTAGGCCTTAGCACACCTTGGCTAATTGCTTTTCATTTATTGTTACTGGCACCACTTTGGCTAATTTTAATGAGTAAAAAAGCCCATACATTGCACCCGGTTAATACATGA
- a CDS encoding hotdog fold domain-containing protein, with protein MSNKSALLKTWLKFKRLPFGNWLFSKAVCMKAPYFGSMKPYILDLREGHCSAVVKNRRSVHNHIGTIHAIAQCNLAELCAGVMVDATVPYKTHRWIPKGMTVQYLAKVDTDVTAIAEIDLPRQWIDKEDLVVPVKLYNTRNELVFTADITMYITEKK; from the coding sequence ATGAGTAATAAATCAGCCCTTTTAAAAACGTGGCTAAAATTTAAACGCTTACCTTTTGGCAATTGGTTGTTTAGCAAAGCAGTATGCATGAAAGCCCCTTATTTTGGCTCAATGAAACCTTATATACTCGATTTAAGAGAAGGGCACTGTAGCGCTGTTGTAAAAAACCGCCGTAGTGTACATAACCATATTGGGACTATTCATGCTATTGCACAATGTAACTTAGCAGAGCTGTGTGCTGGTGTAATGGTAGATGCCACCGTGCCTTATAAAACGCATCGCTGGATCCCTAAAGGAATGACGGTCCAGTATTTAGCAAAAGTTGATACCGATGTAACTGCTATTGCAGAAATCGACTTGCCTCGCCAATGGATAGATAAAGAGGATTTAGTGGTGCCAGTTAAGCTTTATAATACCCGCAATGAACTGGTGTTCACTGCAGATATTACGATGTACATAACTGAGAAAAAGTAA
- a CDS encoding polymer-forming cytoskeletal protein: MFGKKKQSSSQTTLKRVNHTPSIISEDVRLTGTLTSQGEVQLDGRIDGDIKAEHLVIGSSGIVEGVVEAKSVIVKGKIIGSLNASEVNIQSSAHVHGDVFHDTLSIEAGAIIEGSLKQRFEKEEPELISEDLKPAKEVKTLLDDADSDLSFVNKQAADKAKPN, translated from the coding sequence GTGTTCGGTAAAAAAAAGCAATCAAGTAGTCAAACTACGTTAAAAAGAGTAAATCATACCCCTTCTATTATTTCTGAAGATGTGCGCTTAACTGGCACACTTACCAGCCAAGGCGAAGTGCAGCTAGATGGCCGCATTGATGGCGATATAAAGGCAGAGCATCTGGTAATTGGCTCTAGCGGTATTGTTGAAGGTGTAGTTGAAGCTAAAAGCGTCATTGTAAAAGGCAAAATTATTGGCTCTCTTAACGCCAGTGAAGTGAATATTCAAAGCAGTGCTCACGTGCATGGCGATGTTTTTCACGACACGCTAAGTATTGAGGCAGGAGCCATTATTGAAGGCAGCTTAAAACAACGCTTTGAAAAAGAAGAACCAGAACTTATTAGCGAAGATTTAAAGCCGGCAAAAGAAGTAAAAACCTTGCTGGATGATGCTGACAGCGACTTGTCGTTTGTTAATAAGCAAGCCGCTGATAAAGCCAAACCTAATTAA
- a CDS encoding M23 family metallopeptidase has translation MSVFIKSFYQKIFPARQLLIRQNGEVKHVVLAPWFQLFTVLLILGTITWVAISSFRVYSQTNKITDIEQSQIDKQQVWQKQVSEQKALHAKQLEQLAVLEQKQALLQGMIESLPASISKETIKLEDQLDSPVNEDNGEFHEPLVDEEPKNKHASLLTPITFAARYERLNKHYEHNFALIDAQINKRHDAILAMLKGAGLESALEQHLALGAQTSAQGGPLDVFDETKIPGQFLAIVDKLLLLNNLENFLTELPNSLPLPAAKYYISSNFGLRKDPMNNRRAFHKGVDLAGWHKTEIFAPADAVVLRAGRNGGYGNFIELEHKNGLITRFGHLNKIKVKKGQTIAKNEVIGLMGSTGRSTSTHLHYEVLLDGKHVNPLKITKALSRVR, from the coding sequence ATGTCAGTATTTATTAAGTCTTTTTACCAAAAAATTTTCCCAGCCCGTCAGTTGCTTATTCGTCAAAATGGCGAAGTAAAGCATGTTGTTTTGGCGCCTTGGTTTCAGCTTTTTACAGTACTGCTTATTTTAGGCACTATTACTTGGGTCGCTATTTCAAGTTTTCGTGTTTATAGTCAAACAAATAAAATTACCGACATAGAACAAAGCCAAATAGACAAACAACAAGTGTGGCAAAAACAGGTCAGTGAACAAAAAGCATTGCACGCTAAGCAATTAGAGCAACTTGCAGTCCTTGAGCAAAAGCAAGCACTTTTGCAAGGTATGATTGAATCCCTCCCCGCATCTATTAGTAAAGAAACAATAAAACTAGAAGATCAACTTGACTCGCCTGTTAATGAAGACAACGGCGAGTTTCATGAACCACTTGTCGATGAAGAGCCAAAAAACAAACACGCAAGCCTACTAACGCCAATCACTTTTGCCGCACGCTATGAGCGCTTAAATAAACACTACGAGCATAACTTTGCGCTTATTGATGCGCAAATTAATAAACGCCATGATGCAATTTTAGCGATGTTAAAAGGGGCTGGCCTAGAATCAGCTCTTGAACAACATTTAGCTCTGGGTGCACAAACCAGTGCGCAAGGTGGCCCGTTAGATGTATTTGATGAAACTAAAATACCAGGGCAGTTTTTAGCCATTGTTGATAAGCTATTACTACTCAACAATCTTGAAAACTTTTTAACAGAGCTGCCTAACTCACTGCCCTTACCTGCGGCTAAATACTATATTTCGAGCAACTTTGGCCTTCGTAAAGATCCAATGAACAACCGCCGAGCTTTTCACAAAGGTGTTGATTTAGCCGGCTGGCACAAAACCGAAATTTTTGCCCCTGCCGATGCTGTTGTACTTCGCGCTGGCAGAAACGGCGGCTATGGTAACTTTATAGAGCTAGAGCACAAAAATGGCTTGATCACCCGTTTTGGCCACTTAAATAAGATTAAAGTGAAAAAAGGCCAAACAATCGCTAAAAATGAGGTAATTGGATTAATGGGCAGCACAGGCAGAAGTACCAGTACCCACTTACACTATGAAGTGTTACTCGATGGCAAACATGTCAATCCTCTAAAAATAACAAAGGCGCTTTCTCGTGTTCGGTAA
- a CDS encoding YebG family protein produces the protein MAVVVKYVVERNGVERMTFTTKKEADAYDKMLDIAESLEVMLEKVDVPLSEQQVESLALEIAKSKDDFMAVLKGAKEPTTKSTAKAKAKKADNVASIKDSDEQQAS, from the coding sequence ATGGCTGTTGTTGTTAAATATGTTGTAGAACGAAACGGAGTTGAGCGAATGACGTTTACTACTAAAAAAGAAGCGGATGCCTATGACAAAATGCTCGATATAGCAGAGTCGCTTGAAGTAATGCTGGAAAAAGTAGATGTACCACTGAGTGAGCAACAAGTAGAATCGCTTGCGCTTGAAATTGCAAAGAGTAAAGATGACTTTATGGCGGTACTAAAAGGCGCGAAAGAGCCCACAACAAAAAGTACAGCTAAAGCTAAAGCTAAAAAAGCCGACAACGTAGCATCAATAAAAGATAGCGATGAGCAACAAGCTAGCTAG